One Nitrospinota bacterium DNA window includes the following coding sequences:
- a CDS encoding metallophosphoesterase family protein, producing the protein MKYAILSDIHGNLEAFQSVLNEIEKESPDKIFFLGDIVGYGANPNQSIELLKTITDMVVVGNHDHAAVGLTDISYFNIYAKEAILWTQTHLTSDNVEYLKGLPFSRKIEDITLFHSSPKEPEKWYYIFGIDNIEDNFNYFDTRICLIGHTHVPLIIIEDKKKELFVSIENPIKIKNNLRYMINIGSVGQPRDGDNRSAYAIYDTEKNLFQIHRVFYDIHKAQAKIISKGIPEYLAYRLAYGK; encoded by the coding sequence ATGAAATATGCCATCCTTTCTGATATACATGGCAATCTTGAAGCCTTTCAATCCGTTTTAAACGAGATAGAAAAGGAATCGCCGGATAAGATATTTTTTTTAGGTGATATTGTAGGATATGGTGCCAATCCTAATCAATCCATTGAGTTGTTAAAGACCATAACAGATATGGTTGTCGTTGGTAATCATGATCATGCTGCTGTGGGATTAACCGATATATCATATTTCAATATATATGCAAAAGAGGCTATATTGTGGACACAAACCCATTTAACGTCTGATAATGTTGAGTATTTGAAAGGGCTTCCTTTTTCAAGAAAAATAGAAGATATAACTTTATTCCACTCCTCACCTAAAGAACCAGAAAAATGGTATTATATTTTTGGAATTGATAATATCGAAGATAATTTTAATTATTTTGATACGAGGATATGCCTTATAGGACATACCCATGTTCCTCTTATAATCATTGAAGATAAAAAGAAAGAATTATTTGTGTCTATAGAGAATCCAATTAAGATCAAAAATAACCTAAGATATATGATTAACATAGGAAGCGTTGGACAACCTAGAGATGGTGACAATAGATCAGCGTATGCTATTTACGATACTGAAAAAAACTTGTTTCAGATCCATCGTGTATTTTATGATATTCACAAGGCTCAAGCAAAGATAATAAGTAAAGGCATACCAGAATATTTAGCCTATAGATTGGCATATGGAAAGTAA
- the nusB gene encoding transcription antitermination factor NusB translates to MGKRRRSREEALKIIYQYEIAREDIEEILRRYWTYNSLSDDIVSFATDLVRGTIQYIEDIDQKIEKYSDNWSLDRIGAVELGILRIAIYELIYRDDIPPKVSINEAIEIEKKFGSEDSSTFINGILDKVKRDIELKG, encoded by the coding sequence ATGGGAAAGAGGAGAAGATCTCGAGAAGAGGCATTGAAAATTATCTATCAGTATGAGATAGCTAGAGAAGACATAGAAGAGATTTTAAGACGCTATTGGACTTATAATAGTCTTTCCGATGATATTGTAAGTTTTGCTACTGATCTGGTTAGGGGAACAATACAGTATATTGAAGATATAGATCAAAAGATTGAAAAATACAGCGATAACTGGTCTTTAGACAGGATTGGAGCAGTAGAGTTGGGTATTCTCAGGATAGCCATTTATGAGTTGATTTATCGAGATGATATTCCACCAAAGGTGAGTATTAATGAAGCTATTGAGATAGAAAAGAAATTCGGGAGCGAAGATTCTTCAACCTTTATTAATGGTATTTTAGATAAGGTAAAAAGAGATATAGAATTGAAGGGATAA
- the ribE gene encoding 6,7-dimethyl-8-ribityllumazine synthase, with protein sequence MPKYIEGNLIGKDLKFAIVVSRFNEFITGRLLEGALDALKRSGVKDSDVSVVRVPGGFEIPFAAKKMALKRKYDAVICLGAVIQGDTPHFKYISAEVTKGIASISLETGIPVILGVLTTDTIEQAIERAGTKAGNKGWEAAISAIEMANVYKAIDTNK encoded by the coding sequence ATGCCAAAATATATTGAAGGGAATCTTATAGGTAAGGATTTAAAATTTGCGATTGTTGTAAGTCGTTTTAATGAGTTTATTACTGGAAGGTTGCTTGAAGGGGCGTTGGATGCTTTAAAAAGGAGTGGGGTTAAAGACAGTGATGTAAGTGTTGTCAGGGTACCAGGTGGTTTTGAAATTCCCTTTGCTGCTAAGAAAATGGCCTTAAAGAGAAAATATGATGCAGTTATATGTTTAGGAGCCGTCATTCAAGGAGATACCCCTCACTTTAAGTATATAAGTGCAGAGGTGACTAAAGGGATAGCTAGCATTTCCCTAGAAACAGGAATTCCAGTCATACTAGGAGTTTTAACAACTGATACCATTGAACAGGCTATAGAGAGAGCTGGGACAAAGGCTGGGAATAAAGGATGGGAAGCAGCTATTTCTGCCATTGAGATGGCAAATGTTTATAAAGCTATAGATACAAATAAATAA